A part of Gambusia affinis linkage group LG19, SWU_Gaff_1.0, whole genome shotgun sequence genomic DNA contains:
- the wipi1 gene encoding WD repeat domain phosphoinositide-interacting protein 1 isoform X2: MEGADGAGEPGRRRQFGCASFNQDSTSLALGTRSGYQLFSLTSVEKLDCIHESANTPDVYIVERLFSSSLMVVVSAAMPQRMNIYHFKKGTEICNYSYPSSILSVKLNRQRLVVFLEESIYVHNIKDMKLLKTLLDTPSNPSGLCALSTNQSSSYLAYPGSVTSGDIVVHDTNSLSTVTTIPAHDSPLAALAFNASATKLASASVKGTVIRVFSVPEGERLFEFRRGMKRYVNISSLSFSSDAQFLCASSNTETVHIFKLEQLEPSAEDEAATWTAYMGKMFSAASSYLPGPVSGMMSQDRAFATVHLLSSGQRNVCTLVRIQRLLRLLVATADGQLFIYNVDPQDGGECQLAYKHRLVGVDDETHSGEMQSEGGQLTQETHSSPSYAETAALPASGHATATLTGRTYFPSKQPSSFQTRGHNTNSGHFAANAGQYGCELYVLGSGKR; this comes from the exons ATGGAGGGTGCGGACGGAGCGGGCGAGCCGGGCCGGCGCCGCCAGTTCGGCTGCGCCTCTTTCAACCAAGACTCCAC GTCACTGGCGTTGGGAACAAGGAGTGGCTACCAGCTTTTCTCTCTGACCTCGGTGGAAAAACTGGACTGCATCCATGAGAGCG CGAACACTCCAGACGTCTACATCGTGGAGCGTCTGTTCTCCAGCAGTCTGATGGTGGTGGTGAGTGCTGCCATGCCGCAACGGATGAACATCTATCACTTTAAGAAAGGGACGGAGATTTGTAACTACAGCTACCCCAGCAGCATCCTTTCCGTCAAGCTCAACAGACAG AGGCTGGTGGTGTTCCTGGAGGAGTCCATTTATGTCCACAACATTAAAGACATGAAACTTCTCAAGACTCTGCTCGACACGCCGTCCAACCCCTCAG GTCTCTGCGCTCTGTCCACCAATCAGTCCAGCTCCTACCTGGCGTATCCTGGCAGCGTCACGTCTGGGGACATCGTGGTACATGACACCAACAGTTTG AGCACAGTGACCACCATCCCGGCCCATGACAGTCCGCTGGCAGCGCTCGCCTTCAACGCCTCAGCCACTAAACTCGCCAGCGCCTCAGTGAAG ggcACTGTGATCCGAGTCTTCTCTGTTCCTGAAGGCGAGCGTCTATTTGAGTTCCGCAGAGGCATGAAGAG GTATGTCAACATAAGCTCCTTATCCTTCAGTTCGGATGCCCAGTTCCTCTGTGCCTCCAGCAACACAGAGACTGTTCACATCTTTAAACTGGAGCAACTGGAACCAAG TGCGGAGGACGAGGCGGCTACCTGGACAGCCTACATGGGGAAGATGTTCTCTGCAGCTAGCAGTTACCTCCCTGGTCCGGTTTCTGGCATGATGAGCCAGGACCGGGCTTTCGCTACCGTTCACCTCCTCTCATCTGGTCAGAGGAACGTTTGCACCTTAGTCAG GATCCAGAGGCTCCTGAGGCTGCTGGTGGCCACCGCCGACGGCCAGCTCTTCATCTATAACGTGGATCCACAGGATGGAGGCGAGTGCCAGTTGGCTTACAAACACAG gcTAGTTGGTGTTGATGATGAAACACACAGTGGAGAGATGCAGTCAGAGGGGGGGCAGCTCACACAGGAAACACACTCCTCTCCATCTTATGCAGAAACTGCTGCCTTACCAGCTTCTGGTCATGCTACTGCAACCCTCACTG GAAGAACTTACTTTCCGTCAAAGCAGCCGAGCAGCTTCCAGACACGTGGCCACAACACAAACAGCGGCCATTTTGCGGCGAATGCGGGACAGTACGGTTGTGAGCTCTACGTTCTGGGGTCTGGAAAGCGTTAA
- the wipi1 gene encoding WD repeat domain phosphoinositide-interacting protein 1 isoform X1, with protein MEGADGAGEPGRRRQFGCASFNQDSTSLALGTRSGYQLFSLTSVEKLDCIHESANTPDVYIVERLFSSSLMVVVSAAMPQRMNIYHFKKGTEICNYSYPSSILSVKLNRQRLVVFLEESIYVHNIKDMKLLKTLLDTPSNPSGLCALSTNQSSSYLAYPGSVTSGDIVVHDTNSLSTVTTIPAHDSPLAALAFNASATKLASASVKGTVIRVFSVPEGERLFEFRRGMKRYVNISSLSFSSDAQFLCASSNTETVHIFKLEQLEPSAEDEAATWTAYMGKMFSAASSYLPGPVSGMMSQDRAFATVHLLSSGQRNVCTLVRIQRLLRLLVATADGQLFIYNVDPQDGGECQLAYKHRLVGVDDETHSGEMQSEGGQLTQETHSSPSYAETAALPASGHATATLTGYSEEGGAKQGDVIPEHEFAVGPVCLDDENEFPPIRSCRSGTGDGQG; from the exons ATGGAGGGTGCGGACGGAGCGGGCGAGCCGGGCCGGCGCCGCCAGTTCGGCTGCGCCTCTTTCAACCAAGACTCCAC GTCACTGGCGTTGGGAACAAGGAGTGGCTACCAGCTTTTCTCTCTGACCTCGGTGGAAAAACTGGACTGCATCCATGAGAGCG CGAACACTCCAGACGTCTACATCGTGGAGCGTCTGTTCTCCAGCAGTCTGATGGTGGTGGTGAGTGCTGCCATGCCGCAACGGATGAACATCTATCACTTTAAGAAAGGGACGGAGATTTGTAACTACAGCTACCCCAGCAGCATCCTTTCCGTCAAGCTCAACAGACAG AGGCTGGTGGTGTTCCTGGAGGAGTCCATTTATGTCCACAACATTAAAGACATGAAACTTCTCAAGACTCTGCTCGACACGCCGTCCAACCCCTCAG GTCTCTGCGCTCTGTCCACCAATCAGTCCAGCTCCTACCTGGCGTATCCTGGCAGCGTCACGTCTGGGGACATCGTGGTACATGACACCAACAGTTTG AGCACAGTGACCACCATCCCGGCCCATGACAGTCCGCTGGCAGCGCTCGCCTTCAACGCCTCAGCCACTAAACTCGCCAGCGCCTCAGTGAAG ggcACTGTGATCCGAGTCTTCTCTGTTCCTGAAGGCGAGCGTCTATTTGAGTTCCGCAGAGGCATGAAGAG GTATGTCAACATAAGCTCCTTATCCTTCAGTTCGGATGCCCAGTTCCTCTGTGCCTCCAGCAACACAGAGACTGTTCACATCTTTAAACTGGAGCAACTGGAACCAAG TGCGGAGGACGAGGCGGCTACCTGGACAGCCTACATGGGGAAGATGTTCTCTGCAGCTAGCAGTTACCTCCCTGGTCCGGTTTCTGGCATGATGAGCCAGGACCGGGCTTTCGCTACCGTTCACCTCCTCTCATCTGGTCAGAGGAACGTTTGCACCTTAGTCAG GATCCAGAGGCTCCTGAGGCTGCTGGTGGCCACCGCCGACGGCCAGCTCTTCATCTATAACGTGGATCCACAGGATGGAGGCGAGTGCCAGTTGGCTTACAAACACAG gcTAGTTGGTGTTGATGATGAAACACACAGTGGAGAGATGCAGTCAGAGGGGGGGCAGCTCACACAGGAAACACACTCCTCTCCATCTTATGCAGAAACTGCTGCCTTACCAGCTTCTGGTCATGCTACTGCAACCCTCACTG GCTACTCTGAAGAGGGCGGGGCGAAACAGGGGGATGTGATTCCTGAGCACGAGTTCGCTGTGGGGCCGGTGTGTCTGGACGACGAGAACGAGTTCCCTCCT atcCGTTCTTGCCGCAGCGGGACTGGAGATGGCCAGGGCTGA
- the gna13b gene encoding guanine nucleotide-binding protein subunit alpha-13b, translating to MADFLPSRSLLSLCFPSCFLTSEEAEQLRKSREINKRINQDKTYVKRLVKILLLGAGESGKSTFLKQMRIIHGEDFDQKAKEEFRATIYSNVIKGIRVLVDAREKLHIPWGDPSNQQHGETMMAFDTRSAMAHSHGMVEPKVFQHYLPSIRALWADEGIQNAYDRRREFQLGESVKYFLDHLEKLGESDYLPSQQDILLARKPTKGIHEYNFKIKKVPFKMVDVGGQRSERRRWFDCFDSVTSILFLVSSSEYDQVLMEDRQTNRLSESLNIFETIVNNRVFSNVSIILFLNKMDLLEEKVKQVSIKDYFPEFSGDAGSLAAVKLFLVACFRGKRREQPPLKKHDQPPQKPLYHHFTTAINTENIRLVFRDVKDTILHDNLRQLMLQ from the exons ATGGCGGACTTCCTGCCGTCCCGCTCCCTTTTATCGTTATGTTTTCCTAGCTGTTTCCTAACGAGCGAGGAGGCAGAGCAACTGCGGAAGTCGAGGGAGATAAATAAGCGTATTAATCAAGATAAGACTTACGTTAAAAGGTTAGTAAAGATCTTACTACTCGGAGCGGGAGAGAGCGGCAAGTCCACCTTCCTCAAACAGATGCGCATTATCCATGGGGAGGACTTCGATCAGAAGGCCAAAGAAGAATTCAGAGCCACGATTTATAGTAATGTTATTAAAG GTATTCGGGTGCTGGTGGACGCGCGGGAGAAGCTTCACATCCCGTGGGGCGACCCGTCCAACCAGCAGCACGGGGAGACCATGATGGCGTTCGACACCCGATCCGCCATGGCCCACAGTCACGGCATGGTGGAGCCCAAAGTCTTCCAGCACTACCTGCCGTCCATCCGGGCCCTGTGGGCCGACGAGGGCATCCAGAACGCTTACGATCGGCGCCGGGAGTTCCAGCTG GGCGAGTCAGTCAAGTACTTCCTGGATCATTTGGAAAAGCTCGGAGAGTCG GACTACCTTCCCAGCCAACAGGACATCCTGCTGGCCAGGAAGCCCACCAAGGGGATCCACGAGTACAACTTTAAGATCAAGAAAGTTCCCTTCAAGATGGTGGACGTTGGCGGTCAGCGGTCGGAGAGGCGCCGCTGGTTCGACTGCTTCGACTCGGTCACCTCCATCCTCTTCCTCGTCTCTTCCTCTGAGTACGATCAG GTGCTGATGGAGGACCGGCAGACCAACCGGCTCAGCGAGTCGCTCAACATCTTCGAGACCATCGTTAACAACCGGGTCTTCAGCAACGTCTCCATCATCCTGTTCCTCAACAAGATGGACCTGctggaggagaaggtgaagcaggTCTCCATCAAGGACTACTTCCCCGAGTTCTCGGGCGATGCCGGCAGCCTGGCGGCCGTGAAGCTCTTCCTGGTGGCGTGCTTCCGCGGGAAGCGGCGCGAACAGCCGCCGCTGAAGAAGCACGACCAGCCGCCGCAGAAGCCGCTCTACCACCACTTCACCACGGCCATCAACACGGAGAACATCCGGCTGGTGTTCCGCGACGTCAAGGACACCATCCTGCACGACAACCTCAGGCAGCTGATGCTGCAGTGA
- the slc16a6b gene encoding solute carrier family 16 member 6b: protein MGTPRVPGCLGPNVYPAVPDGGWGWAVAVTFFMVEVNTYGVLKTLGVFLQDLMEEFQESNSRVSWVISIAAFIFAFTAPLASLLSNRFGYRPVVMMGGFLMSLGMICSAFTSSINQMYVTIGIITGFGFCLSFLPTVTILAQYFSRRRALVTSIASSGESFAIFAFAPAFSRLKQAIGWRCCLVVLGVMQASVVVFGILLRPISIEPEPVREDGDSDSMSNSDSESASLKQQSAYELENQQTQTSLSSAVSRSSGDSGVTSLSSSDQDLRDNSEEVSLPPSLVQEDPEGGPRAERPPKLLDFSMLKDAAFLWYCLFGLLATLGFFAPQLYIIELSKSRGVAPSVAPSMLSVMAVAEIVGRFSIGMMMNRVGCRKTRVLLGCVVAMTMVLLAFAVVWEFWGLAVCCALYGFFMGTVGSTHIPLLAEDEVVGIGRMPACVGVYVFIQSFAGLAGPPLGGVLVDVTKNYGAAFYSCAAGMGLSAVCLALVGVAKTGVCHRTSGSENKEEEEQVSQDSKPLDFLEVDLMETSPVKQA, encoded by the exons ATGGGGACTCCCAGAGTACCTGGTTGCTTGGGTCCAAATGTTTACCCGGCGGTGCCGGACGGAGGCTGGGGCTGGGCCGTGGCCGTGACCTTCTTCATGGTGGAGGTCAACACGTATGGCGTCCTCAAGACCCTCGGAGTGTTCCTCCAGGACCTCATGGAGGAGTTCCAGGAGAGCAACAGCCGTGTCTCCTGGGTCATCTCCATCGCCGCGTTCATCTTCGCCTTCACAG CCCCTCTGGCTTCGTTGCTCAGCAACCGCTTCGGCTACCGTCCAGTGGTCATGATGGGAGGCTTCCTCATGAGTCTGGGGATGATCTGCTCCGCCTTCACCAGCAGCATCAACCAGATGTATGTCACTATTGGCATCATCACAG GGTTTGGCTTCTGCCTCTCCTTCCTCCCCACTGTCACCATCCTAGCCCAGTACTTCTCCAGGCGGCGAGCCCTCGTCACGTCCATCGCTTCCTCTGGAGAATCCTTCGCCATATTTGCTTTTGCACCCG CGTTCAGCAGACTGAAGCAGGCCATCGGGTGGCGCTGCTGCCTCGTGGTCCTCGGCGTCATGCAGGCGTCTGTAGTTGTCTTCGGCATCCTCCTGCGTCCAATCAGCATCGAGCCAGAGCCGGTGAGGGAGGACGGCGACTCGGACTCGATGTCAAACTCGGACTCTGAGTCGGCCTCTCTGAAGCAGCAGAGCGCCTATGAGCTGGAGAACCAACAGACCCAGACCTCGCTGAGCTCGGCCGTGTCCAGAAGCTCCGGGGACTCGGGCGTGACGTCCCTGTCCTCCTCCGACCAGGACCTGAGGGACAACTCTGAGGAGGTGTCACTGCCACCCAGCCTGGTCCAGGAGGACCCCGAGGGAGGGCCCCGGGCTGAGAGGCCCCCCAAGCTGCTGGACTTCTCCATGCTGAAGGACGCGGCCTTCCTGTGGTACTGTCTGTTCGGCCTGCTGGCCACACTGGGCTTTTTCGCCCCGCAGCTGTACATCATCGAGCTGAGCAAGAGCCGGGGCGTGGCCCCCAGCGTGGCCCCCAGCATGCTGTCTGTGATGGCAGTGGCTGAAATAGTGGGGCGCTTCTCCATCGGGATGATGATGAACAGGGTGGGCTGCAGGAAGACCCGCGTCCTGCTGGGCTGTGTGGTCGCCATGACGATGGTTCTGCTGGCCTTCGCCGTGGTGTGGGAGTTCTGGGGCCTGGCGGTGTGCTGCGCACTCTACGGCTTCTTCATGGGCACCGTGGGCTCCACCCACATCCCACTGCTGGCCGAGGACGAGGTGGTGGGCATCGGCCGGATGCCAGCTTGTGTCGGGGTCTACGTCTTCATCCAGAGCTTCGCCGGTCTGGCCGGACCGCCGCTGGGAG GTGTGCTGGTGGACGTGACCAAGAACTACGGAGCAGCGTTTTACTCATGTGCAGCAGGAATGGGGCTCAGCGCCGTCTGCCTGGCTCTGGTGGGCGTGGCCAAGACCGGAGTGTGCCACAGAACAAGCGGGAGTgagaacaaagaagaagaagagcaggtCTCTCAGGACAGTAAACCTTTAGACTTTCTGGAGGTGGACTTGATGGAGACCAGTCCGGTCAAACAGGCTTGA